One genomic region from Terriglobus aquaticus encodes:
- a CDS encoding toxin-antitoxin system HicB family antitoxin, with translation MDAKRPVTFPLRLPASVRRQAELDAKRDGVSLNQFITMATIEKLTRNADRVQDPTSASNDQWRR, from the coding sequence ATGGACGCAAAGAGACCCGTCACTTTCCCCCTCCGCCTACCGGCATCAGTTCGCCGTCAAGCTGAACTCGATGCGAAACGCGATGGCGTCTCACTAAACCAATTCATAACGATGGCGACAATCGAGAAGCTCACGCGTAACGCGGATCGAGTCCAAGATCCCACTTCCGCTTCAAATGACCAATGGCGCCGATAA
- a CDS encoding acyltransferase family protein: MVQSDRATSPRSIAYKPELEGIRAIAFGIVFLVHYSTHNANLHSHSRLAYPWLLACQLSYCAVPIFFALSGYLITGVLLSTREKANYFSVFYMRRLLRIAPLYYAVLCGCALVALAMHTGLRLRLILLLVHLHNFWLTDDFYAINPMMNLGHFWSLAVEEQFYLLWPVAIFLVRNDRSLLRLCYFAIFLSLSARLAWWWWAMPYPTFGNVNSVFRCDALILGAILAISERKHKNLVEKLAFPAILCLVISCCAVLGRAFYSGTSMPVEPFGVAFISPLLSVMGIALVILAMNKSSVVHRVCSQKWAVSFGKRSYGLYVIHQLFLLVTLDRVIPWLARSCGRPIAHILGVLLALIATCCVAEFGYRFIELPGAGLKRYLPYRDQPRVQSYPTGLGLTTS, encoded by the coding sequence ATGGTTCAGAGTGATCGCGCGACTTCCCCACGCTCCATTGCCTACAAACCCGAGTTAGAAGGTATACGTGCGATAGCTTTTGGCATCGTGTTCCTGGTCCACTACAGTACGCATAACGCGAACCTGCATAGTCATTCTCGTCTTGCGTATCCATGGCTTCTAGCGTGCCAGTTGTCATACTGCGCCGTACCGATCTTCTTCGCTCTCTCTGGCTACTTGATCACTGGTGTTCTTCTGAGCACTCGCGAGAAAGCAAACTACTTCAGCGTGTTCTATATGCGACGGCTCCTGCGAATCGCGCCTTTGTACTATGCGGTTCTGTGTGGATGTGCTCTCGTGGCCCTGGCAATGCATACTGGACTGCGTCTACGGCTCATTCTCCTTTTGGTTCATCTGCACAATTTTTGGCTGACCGACGATTTCTATGCAATCAACCCGATGATGAACCTAGGCCACTTTTGGTCACTTGCAGTCGAAGAGCAGTTTTACCTTCTTTGGCCTGTCGCGATATTTCTCGTTAGGAATGATCGATCGCTGCTGCGCCTCTGCTACTTTGCCATCTTCTTATCGCTATCCGCTCGCCTTGCGTGGTGGTGGTGGGCGATGCCATACCCGACTTTCGGCAATGTAAATTCGGTCTTTCGGTGTGACGCGCTTATCCTCGGTGCGATTCTCGCGATTTCCGAGAGAAAGCATAAGAATCTGGTAGAGAAACTCGCGTTTCCAGCCATCTTGTGTCTTGTCATCAGCTGCTGCGCCGTATTGGGGCGCGCCTTCTATTCAGGCACCAGCATGCCCGTAGAGCCTTTCGGCGTAGCCTTTATCTCTCCCCTCCTGTCGGTAATGGGTATCGCTCTGGTGATTCTGGCGATGAACAAATCCTCCGTCGTGCATCGTGTCTGCTCTCAGAAGTGGGCGGTCAGCTTCGGCAAGCGAAGCTACGGGTTGTATGTCATCCACCAGCTCTTCCTTCTAGTGACCTTGGACCGCGTAATACCATGGCTCGCGCGTAGTTGCGGTCGTCCGATCGCTCACATTCTCGGAGTTCTGCTGGCCCTTATAGCGACCTGCTGCGTGGCTGAGTTCGGCTATCGCTTCATAGAACTGCCAGGTGCGGGTTTGAAGAGGTATTTACCCTATCGCGACCAACCTAGAGTTCAGAGCTATCCGACAGGCCTTGGGCTGACGACATCGTAG
- a CDS encoding glycosyltransferase gives MRKEGGGPAEGLRILAEGYRQAGHTMEIATLDPPGEATTDVLAPVHALGVKSDGFGFSPHLRPWLRTNAHRFDVTLVDGLWQYHGYAVLRELAGKHPYVVFPHGMLDPWFNKEYRLKHLKKLPYWLLIERFLLNKANRVLFTTDRELTLSGTSFPGARWKSSVIPYGTPGPLGDAADEVGAFRCAVPEIGEESFLLFMGRLHAKKGCDLLLRAYASVHEHVNLPRLVFAGPDSVGWKASLEELSRDLGIQDRVLWPGMLVGPEKWGALRSAEALVLPSHQENFGLVVAEALSCGTPVLISDQVNIHEDIVVENCGLSEPDTMEGTRRLLTRWANTRPSRRAHMRERAVRCWRKHFDSAQTAASIASMCSGVIRHEKSSARHPESKYRMSAHLPT, from the coding sequence ATGCGAAAAGAGGGAGGCGGTCCCGCAGAAGGGCTTCGAATCCTTGCAGAGGGCTATCGCCAGGCCGGGCACACTATGGAGATCGCAACGTTGGATCCGCCCGGAGAAGCAACTACAGATGTCCTGGCGCCTGTGCATGCTTTGGGAGTGAAAAGCGATGGATTTGGCTTCTCCCCTCACCTCCGCCCGTGGTTGCGAACGAATGCTCATCGATTCGATGTGACTTTAGTTGACGGACTGTGGCAGTACCACGGCTACGCCGTACTCCGGGAGCTCGCAGGAAAGCACCCCTACGTTGTCTTTCCACATGGCATGCTGGATCCTTGGTTCAACAAAGAATATCGATTGAAGCACCTGAAGAAGCTGCCCTATTGGCTCCTGATAGAGCGCTTCCTACTCAACAAGGCAAACAGGGTTCTGTTTACGACAGATCGGGAACTGACATTGTCTGGCACCAGCTTTCCAGGTGCTCGCTGGAAATCGAGCGTCATACCATACGGTACGCCCGGACCTCTTGGAGATGCAGCGGATGAAGTTGGCGCCTTCCGATGCGCAGTTCCTGAAATCGGGGAAGAATCCTTCCTCCTCTTCATGGGAAGGCTGCATGCTAAAAAGGGCTGCGATCTCCTACTGCGAGCGTATGCCTCCGTCCATGAACACGTCAACCTGCCTCGATTGGTCTTTGCGGGCCCCGATTCTGTCGGTTGGAAAGCCTCGCTAGAAGAGCTTTCAAGAGACCTTGGGATCCAGGATCGAGTACTTTGGCCAGGCATGCTCGTCGGCCCAGAGAAGTGGGGCGCTCTGCGTTCCGCTGAGGCTTTGGTCTTACCATCCCATCAGGAAAACTTCGGCTTAGTTGTAGCAGAGGCATTGAGTTGCGGAACCCCAGTCCTCATCTCAGATCAGGTGAATATTCACGAGGATATTGTCGTGGAGAACTGCGGGTTGAGCGAACCGGACACTATGGAAGGCACCAGGCGGCTGCTCACGCGTTGGGCAAATACCAGACCATCAAGGCGCGCCCACATGCGAGAACGCGCGGTTCGGTGTTGGCGCAAACACTTCGACAGTGCCCAAACTGCTGCCAGCATCGCATCAATGTGCTCAGGTGTAATTCGTCACGAGAAATCGTCTGCGCGGCATCCGGAGTCGAAGTACCGCATGTCGGCGCACCTCCCGACTTAG
- a CDS encoding response regulator, with product MSSSKRIYLVEDDELVAETLGIILERSGYVITTYADAESAIFQVVQSAPDLVLSDVSLAGKMTGFELADEIAGSYPEVKVMLMSGAADVPGLLGKQLPPSMPYRVHAKPILPMWLLGELARVLAEVPCGGTQSEDSPGASPSHSTSSISNPSQGKKLTS from the coding sequence ATGTCTTCGTCCAAACGCATCTACCTAGTAGAAGATGACGAACTTGTTGCTGAAACCTTGGGCATAATCCTCGAGCGATCGGGTTACGTCATCACGACGTATGCGGACGCTGAAAGCGCTATTTTCCAGGTCGTTCAATCTGCTCCGGATCTGGTCTTGTCTGACGTTTCGCTCGCCGGCAAGATGACAGGGTTCGAGCTGGCAGACGAGATAGCAGGAAGCTACCCTGAAGTCAAAGTGATGCTAATGAGTGGAGCGGCCGACGTCCCTGGATTGTTAGGCAAGCAGCTGCCACCCAGCATGCCATATCGGGTGCATGCAAAGCCGATCTTGCCTATGTGGTTGCTCGGTGAGCTCGCAAGAGTGCTCGCCGAGGTTCCTTGCGGAGGAACACAGTCTGAAGATTCTCCTGGAGCCAGCCCTTCTCATTCGACGTCCTCTATATCAAACCCAAGCCAGGGTAAGAAGCTGACATCGTAG
- a CDS encoding SOS response-associated peptidase, whose product MCGRYRRRSDKQRIAEVFHAAVGDLSDLNFAPDDDIRLTTTQPIIRMNRDSGDRELIPAGWGFIPSWQKPSEKFPPTTFNAVPRASRKPGCGATGSFYEWHKIRAKNNPKYENRHSRRPAVRVRGLVGYLTGNTG is encoded by the coding sequence ATGTGTGGTCGCTACCGTCGCCGTTCCGACAAGCAGAGGATCGCGGAGGTGTTCCATGCCGCTGTGGGCGACCTCTCAGACCTAAACTTCGCACCCGACGACGACATCCGGCTCACCACAACACAGCCGATCATCCGAATGAACCGGGACAGCGGAGACCGGGAACTCATACCTGCCGGTTGGGGCTTCATCCCTTCGTGGCAGAAGCCGAGTGAGAAGTTTCCTCCTACGACCTTCAACGCTGTGCCGAGGGCATCGAGAAAGCCGGGATGTGGCGCAACTGGTTCGTTCTACGAGTGGCACAAGATCCGGGCCAAGAACAATCCGAAGTATGAGAATAGGCATAGCAGACGGCCAGCCGTTCGCGTTCGCGGGCTTGTGGGATACCTCACCGGCAACACCGGCTGA
- a CDS encoding PEP-CTERM sorting domain-containing protein, protein MREPHKVAFSASIADKRTSETDVRWAHITSGVSPLRLRLFAAATAMLAFSLAAKADSLIGNTVSCNQTNSNSGLACSSATATVGSGAEFTVSNPSLSFTENFSANSLVLTFGQDFMYALTQVTNTDLTTPFTSALFQSTTGTDFNSSDFSLTNGNLNISLVGVTVAAGSTITFAIDTAATPEPSSLALLGTGVLGVIGAARRRFAA, encoded by the coding sequence ATGCGTGAGCCGCACAAGGTCGCCTTTTCAGCTTCTATTGCCGACAAGAGAACGTCAGAAACCGACGTACGCTGGGCGCACATCACATCAGGAGTTTCCCCCTTGCGCCTACGCCTTTTCGCGGCTGCCACAGCCATGCTTGCCTTCAGCCTTGCTGCCAAAGCTGATTCTCTAATCGGCAACACCGTCTCTTGTAACCAGACCAACTCAAACTCTGGCCTTGCCTGCAGTAGCGCAACAGCTACGGTTGGCTCTGGCGCTGAGTTTACCGTCTCTAACCCCTCCCTGTCCTTTACAGAGAACTTCAGCGCCAACTCTCTTGTTCTCACCTTCGGCCAAGATTTTATGTACGCATTGACCCAGGTGACGAACACGGATTTGACGACTCCATTCACATCTGCTCTGTTTCAAAGCACGACGGGAACAGACTTCAATAGCAGCGACTTTTCTCTCACAAACGGAAATCTGAATATATCGCTTGTAGGAGTGACGGTCGCCGCAGGAAGCACAATCACCTTCGCAATCGACACAGCTGCCACACCTGAACCGTCCAGCCTCGCTCTTCTCGGCACAGGTGTGCTCGGTGTGATCGGTGCTGCACGTCGTCGCTTCGCTGCCTAG
- a CDS encoding ester cyclase → MAVEAVRFQPAYLHPMVEVQNMSKEANVATQKKMGEIINSHDFERLTEVFDPAVKDNDPADDQGPGPQGFVQWFTQFHSAFPDFKIAVEHMLADENNVGFAYTITGTQDGPFNGIPATGKKIKVRGMQISKFNSDAKIVERWGASHEVGILQQIGAMKPVAHLDEPPVVSTPASTGTI, encoded by the coding sequence ATGGCAGTTGAGGCGGTGCGGTTTCAACCTGCTTACCTGCATCCTATGGTGGAGGTTCAGAATATGAGCAAAGAAGCAAACGTCGCAACGCAGAAGAAGATGGGCGAAATCATTAACAGCCATGACTTTGAACGATTGACTGAAGTCTTTGATCCGGCTGTCAAGGACAATGATCCTGCAGACGATCAAGGTCCCGGCCCACAGGGCTTTGTGCAGTGGTTTACGCAGTTTCATTCAGCGTTTCCAGACTTCAAGATTGCCGTCGAACATATGCTTGCGGATGAGAACAACGTGGGTTTTGCATACACCATCACTGGAACGCAGGATGGTCCGTTCAACGGCATCCCTGCAACAGGAAAAAAGATCAAAGTTCGCGGTATGCAGATATCGAAGTTCAACTCGGACGCAAAGATTGTTGAGCGCTGGGGAGCCTCGCACGAGGTGGGAATTTTGCAGCAGATCGGTGCGATGAAGCCGGTCGCTCACCTTGATGAGCCGCCCGTTGTCTCGACGCCGGCATCCACCGGAACTATCTAG
- a CDS encoding PP2C family protein-serine/threonine phosphatase — protein MLWLFLAAVMCVGARAQTFKIADPGPGVVPIKGTWQFHTGDDPSWANPAFNDSGWQAITSEEPWGAQGHPGYTGYAWYRKRLEIGPGSKPLGLFIPESDGAYEVYWNGQLIGSSGRLPPHAVWYYYGQDGIFPLSNGEATAGVLALRFWVPPLSTVGDPADGGLHGAPRLGRVSLLQQQSQLASLRRVDRRLPATISAFLIGAGGLISFLLFLRGRRDWLYLWLALLLFSYPLAALASVSTRSVPFVTDELLQQIKVLCEDVGLWLTLLWIFGLNTSRRWRVITAAVIAVVVTASLIDSSTLWFWQTAGPGILRTDFVTTEISTAMCFFPVFLVGFGLARKKTSSLVPLGLIAAIYGAWSPALNFAGSFWPAVEERMVRWGLTIGTYHFSAFALLGWLLILTLAVPVVRRQMEEGHRQAHLEAEMRSAQELQNVLIPEEIPSVPGLAVASVYKPAAEVGGDFFQVIPPDPDDPGAGTLIIVGDVSGKGLKAAMTVSLIVGTLRTLAEATRSPAAILAGLNRRLLGRTQGGFATCLVLRLDADGTATLANAGHLSPFRDGVEWKVPASLPLGLVADALYDEEHTRFGEGETLTLMTDGVLEARNHEGELYGFERVAALMRERPSAERVAETACSFGQDDDITVVSVAREGTREPLRVTGLLTVSA, from the coding sequence TTGCTGTGGCTCTTTCTGGCGGCGGTGATGTGCGTCGGCGCCCGCGCGCAGACCTTCAAGATTGCCGACCCCGGACCGGGGGTCGTGCCTATCAAGGGAACGTGGCAGTTCCACACCGGCGACGATCCGTCGTGGGCCAACCCGGCGTTCAACGACTCTGGCTGGCAGGCCATTACGTCGGAGGAGCCCTGGGGCGCGCAGGGGCATCCCGGCTACACCGGCTATGCCTGGTACCGCAAGCGGCTGGAGATCGGCCCGGGCAGCAAGCCGCTGGGCCTCTTCATCCCTGAGTCCGATGGCGCGTATGAGGTGTACTGGAACGGGCAACTGATCGGCAGCTCCGGCCGCCTGCCGCCGCACGCAGTCTGGTATTACTACGGACAGGACGGTATCTTTCCGCTGAGCAACGGCGAGGCTACCGCGGGCGTCCTCGCCCTGCGCTTCTGGGTGCCTCCTTTATCAACGGTAGGCGATCCGGCAGACGGAGGACTGCATGGCGCGCCGCGGCTGGGCCGCGTCTCCCTCTTGCAGCAGCAGTCGCAGCTCGCCTCCCTCCGCCGCGTGGACAGACGTCTTCCAGCCACCATCTCTGCGTTCCTGATCGGCGCCGGAGGACTGATCAGCTTCCTGCTCTTTCTGCGGGGGCGCCGAGACTGGCTCTATCTCTGGCTGGCGCTCCTGCTGTTCTCGTACCCGCTCGCAGCTCTGGCATCCGTATCGACACGAAGCGTACCCTTCGTGACGGATGAGCTGTTACAGCAGATCAAGGTGCTGTGCGAAGACGTCGGGCTCTGGTTGACGCTGCTCTGGATCTTCGGCTTGAACACGAGCAGGCGATGGCGCGTGATCACCGCAGCCGTGATCGCCGTCGTTGTGACGGCGAGCCTCATCGACTCCAGCACCCTTTGGTTCTGGCAGACTGCCGGCCCGGGGATCCTTCGCACGGACTTTGTAACGACGGAAATCTCCACAGCGATGTGTTTCTTCCCTGTCTTCCTGGTCGGCTTCGGGCTGGCCCGCAAGAAGACCTCATCGCTGGTTCCTCTGGGCTTGATCGCGGCTATCTACGGTGCCTGGTCACCTGCTCTCAATTTCGCAGGCTCCTTCTGGCCAGCCGTCGAGGAGCGCATGGTCCGTTGGGGATTGACGATAGGGACGTATCATTTCTCAGCATTCGCGCTGCTTGGCTGGCTGTTGATTCTTACGCTGGCCGTCCCGGTCGTGCGGCGACAGATGGAGGAGGGCCACCGCCAGGCGCACCTGGAAGCGGAGATGCGTTCCGCGCAGGAGTTGCAAAACGTCCTGATCCCGGAGGAGATCCCGTCCGTCCCCGGCCTGGCCGTGGCCAGCGTCTACAAGCCCGCGGCGGAGGTGGGCGGTGACTTCTTCCAAGTGATTCCGCCGGACCCGGACGACCCCGGTGCAGGCACGCTCATCATCGTGGGCGACGTGAGCGGCAAGGGGCTCAAGGCCGCCATGACTGTCTCCCTCATCGTCGGCACGCTGCGCACGCTGGCCGAGGCCACCCGCAGCCCTGCCGCGATTCTCGCGGGGCTGAACCGCCGCCTGCTGGGCCGCACCCAGGGCGGCTTCGCTACCTGCCTGGTGTTGCGGCTTGACGCGGACGGCACGGCGACACTGGCGAATGCCGGGCACCTGTCGCCCTTCCGCGATGGCGTGGAGTGGAAGGTGCCGGCATCGCTGCCGCTGGGGCTTGTTGCCGATGCGTTGTACGACGAGGAACACACGCGTTTCGGAGAGGGTGAGACGTTGACGCTGATGACCGATGGCGTGCTGGAGGCGCGGAACCACGAAGGCGAATTGTACGGCTTTGAACGCGTGGCGGCGCTGATGCGCGAAAGGCCAAGCGCCGAGCGGGTGGCCGAGACGGCGTGCAGCTTCGGGCAGGATGACGACATTACGGTGGTGTCCGTCGCCCGCGAAGGGACGCGCGAGCCGCTGCGGGTAACCGGCCTACTAACCGTAAGCGCCTGA
- a CDS encoding DUF1353 domain-containing protein, translating into MTGHYEGKVVATWLSDGRNMQIEEPFAYIDIAELRWDVPAEARVDGASIPRFLWTLLGGPFEGKYRDASVVHDWYCDVRTRPWRAVHRMFFEAMLTSGVGTSQAKMMYAGVMLGGPKWSENAVSNAILSQSRALIATRRESVQGKSQGEHAGAVFQIAASIDHTGLADTQRDPLIAFADDLAIRPARLAKLLQTRRGSKQPQKLAVRYRPSQAKAERVVQSATDLDLDGIDAMIERETKGLKLMAATQ; encoded by the coding sequence ATGACGGGGCACTACGAGGGGAAGGTCGTCGCAACCTGGCTGAGCGATGGCCGCAACATGCAGATTGAGGAGCCATTCGCCTACATTGACATCGCGGAACTGCGCTGGGACGTTCCTGCCGAAGCCCGGGTCGATGGCGCTTCGATCCCGCGCTTTCTTTGGACTCTTCTTGGCGGACCCTTCGAAGGAAAGTACCGCGACGCATCTGTCGTTCACGACTGGTACTGCGATGTCCGGACGAGACCCTGGCGTGCTGTTCATCGCATGTTCTTCGAGGCCATGCTCACATCAGGCGTCGGCACATCGCAAGCGAAGATGATGTACGCAGGCGTGATGCTGGGCGGCCCAAAGTGGAGCGAGAACGCTGTCAGCAACGCTATCCTCTCGCAATCCCGCGCTCTGATTGCGACCAGGCGAGAGTCGGTACAAGGCAAGTCGCAAGGGGAACACGCCGGGGCGGTCTTTCAGATTGCAGCATCCATCGACCACACCGGTCTCGCTGACACGCAGCGGGACCCTCTGATTGCGTTCGCTGACGACCTAGCGATTCGTCCGGCTCGACTGGCGAAGCTGCTCCAAACAAGACGAGGTTCCAAACAGCCGCAGAAACTTGCCGTGCGATATCGCCCGTCTCAAGCCAAGGCTGAGCGGGTTGTCCAATCCGCGACTGACCTTGATCTTGACGGCATCGACGCCATGATTGAACGCGAAACCAAGGGCTTGAAGCTGATGGCCGCAACGCAATAA
- a CDS encoding tyrosine-type recombinase/integrase produces the protein MTHVSRPGRAASTRASVFSGIKCFFAHQQALGRTQDLCLAPLPRNREQRPPRIYTKDEIRALLEGAVVCQSTSFSCDAETLRIALLLLYATGATATEVLRLRVSDLDLQRRIIGLGSSATKRWIPVAVPLAKLLRRVIGGKRADDVLLCNRHGSPLSRAYLGARFQRLTQQVKTGNDIGGKPPRLQDFRYTFAVHRIESWIQQGADLNVLLPALSTYMGYADLRKAEEFLALTPERFREDLEKLSPAKHRRTWNDDPRLLAFLTRL, from the coding sequence GTGACCCACGTGAGCAGGCCCGGGCGAGCGGCATCAACCAGGGCGAGCGTGTTCAGTGGGATAAAGTGCTTCTTTGCTCACCAGCAAGCACTTGGACGCACTCAAGATCTTTGCCTGGCGCCCCTTCCGAGGAATCGAGAGCAGAGGCCGCCCCGCATTTACACCAAGGATGAGATACGCGCGCTGCTGGAGGGCGCCGTCGTTTGTCAATCGACCAGTTTCAGTTGTGACGCAGAGACACTTCGCATCGCTTTGCTACTGCTCTACGCCACAGGTGCGACCGCAACTGAGGTATTGCGCTTACGAGTCTCTGATCTGGATCTTCAACGCCGGATCATCGGCTTGGGCTCTAGCGCCACGAAGCGCTGGATCCCAGTGGCGGTCCCGCTGGCAAAGCTCCTGAGAAGGGTGATTGGCGGAAAGCGAGCTGATGACGTTCTCCTGTGCAATCGACATGGCTCGCCATTGTCTCGCGCCTATCTGGGGGCGCGCTTCCAGCGCCTCACCCAACAGGTGAAAACTGGGAACGACATCGGAGGGAAACCGCCAAGGCTTCAGGATTTCCGTTATACCTTTGCAGTTCACAGGATCGAGAGCTGGATTCAGCAAGGGGCAGACCTCAATGTGCTGCTCCCGGCACTCTCAACCTATATGGGCTATGCGGATCTTCGTAAAGCAGAGGAGTTCCTGGCGCTCACACCAGAACGCTTCCGGGAAGACCTGGAAAAGCTCAGTCCCGCAAAGCATCGTCGAACTTGGAACGACGATCCGCGGCTGCTGGCTTTTCTCACACGCCTCTGA
- a CDS encoding site-specific integrase: MTLETAGHSKRYIAERASSILVVEEAVRPGLEGRIGKREIASALTQRRSGAGAGARKEFSAAARSWFRFLGLYTEGRSGERPSAALLSAFEAALLSEGRYSPVTVRSSLPPIAAFLDWSDRQGNCLDEITPNHVQDFLAAQTLAGWSRRTVANAGRSLRMFFCFAERRGWSKTGLSRTIQTGPVLRRGTSPSGPPWKEVRRMLKALDPSVPSECRARAILFLASIYGLRRCELARLKLDDFDWGQGTLTIRRAKRGRVQTFPIQPEVGDAIIRYLREVRPHTNHRHVFLTLHRPHRPAENLGPSMRKVMRATGAFQRDWGLHALRHACATELLRRGTSLQGIALFLGHRDLSSVSIYARSDERALRRVADFDLSGLV; this comes from the coding sequence ATGACGTTGGAAACAGCAGGACATAGCAAGAGGTACATCGCCGAGCGTGCCTCGTCGATCTTGGTTGTTGAGGAAGCTGTTCGACCTGGGCTGGAAGGCCGCATTGGGAAGCGGGAGATAGCCTCTGCGCTCACTCAGCGAAGATCGGGTGCGGGAGCCGGCGCCCGGAAAGAGTTTTCCGCGGCCGCTCGAAGCTGGTTCCGGTTCTTGGGCCTATACACGGAGGGGAGGTCGGGCGAGCGCCCCTCCGCTGCGTTGCTGTCCGCCTTTGAAGCCGCTCTACTCTCCGAAGGAAGGTACTCACCCGTTACCGTACGGAGCAGCCTGCCTCCAATTGCTGCGTTCCTGGACTGGTCGGATCGACAAGGAAACTGCTTGGACGAGATCACCCCGAACCATGTGCAGGACTTTTTAGCTGCGCAGACCTTGGCGGGATGGAGCCGCCGCACGGTGGCCAATGCCGGTCGATCCCTTCGCATGTTCTTCTGCTTTGCCGAACGACGGGGTTGGTCCAAGACCGGCCTGAGCCGGACCATACAGACCGGGCCGGTGCTTCGACGAGGCACAAGCCCAAGCGGGCCACCATGGAAAGAGGTTCGTCGGATGCTCAAGGCGCTCGACCCTTCTGTGCCCTCGGAGTGCCGCGCAAGGGCCATCCTCTTCCTTGCTTCGATCTACGGGCTCAGGCGGTGTGAGCTTGCGAGGTTGAAACTGGATGATTTCGACTGGGGGCAAGGAACGTTGACAATCCGACGTGCAAAGCGCGGCCGTGTGCAGACGTTCCCAATTCAGCCCGAAGTTGGCGATGCGATCATCCGCTACCTTCGAGAGGTTCGCCCTCACACGAATCACCGGCACGTGTTTCTCACTCTTCATCGGCCGCATAGACCGGCTGAGAACCTCGGACCGTCCATGCGTAAAGTCATGCGGGCGACGGGCGCGTTTCAGCGCGATTGGGGTCTACACGCACTGAGGCACGCTTGCGCGACTGAACTGCTTCGACGAGGAACGTCTCTGCAAGGCATCGCTTTATTCCTTGGTCATCGTGACTTGAGCAGCGTGAGTATCTATGCCCGCTCGGACGAACGGGCGCTGCGGCGAGTCGCCGATTTCGACCTCTCGGGGCTTGTTTGA
- a CDS encoding acyltransferase family protein, with protein MSSSPAITSTGPTPIRKGEAHVYALDGLRGVAILMVFFHHHRLFSHGWTGVDIFFVLSGYLITSGLRTARHEPHFWKRFYVKRAARILPPLLLALLVCEVFYRPVHSKFAFYVFTLGDYASASARFAIPSILVLWSLAVEEHFYLLQPFAIRYLSRRSCAVLFVIVLACEPILRAIFSSEHNAPYIYFFTPFRLDGLSAGALLALLLENQTAKMHVQRFASYYGIAVAAIALGLSIRFPVLSITR; from the coding sequence GTGTCCAGTTCACCCGCAATTACCAGCACCGGGCCTACCCCCATACGCAAAGGCGAGGCGCACGTCTACGCGCTCGATGGTCTGCGCGGCGTTGCGATCCTTATGGTGTTTTTCCACCACCATAGGCTGTTTTCGCATGGTTGGACGGGGGTCGACATCTTCTTCGTTCTCTCCGGGTATCTGATTACCTCGGGCCTACGTACCGCGCGTCATGAGCCGCACTTCTGGAAACGCTTTTACGTGAAAAGGGCTGCGAGAATTTTGCCGCCCCTCCTTCTTGCCTTGTTGGTATGCGAGGTTTTCTACCGGCCCGTCCATAGCAAGTTTGCGTTTTACGTGTTCACCTTGGGCGACTACGCGAGCGCATCCGCTCGCTTCGCGATTCCTTCCATCCTGGTGCTGTGGTCCCTGGCTGTGGAAGAGCACTTCTACCTACTTCAGCCGTTCGCCATCCGGTATCTGAGCAGAAGATCTTGCGCTGTGCTGTTTGTGATTGTCCTGGCTTGCGAACCGATTCTGCGCGCGATCTTCAGTTCCGAGCACAATGCGCCATACATCTACTTCTTCACGCCGTTTCGCCTGGACGGGCTCTCAGCCGGGGCACTGCTCGCGCTCTTGCTGGAGAACCAAACCGCGAAGATGCATGTGCAACGCTTCGCCAGCTACTACGGCATCGCCGTCGCAGCGATAGCTCTGGGTCTTTCCATTCGCTTCCCTGTACTTTCCATCACGCGATGA
- a CDS encoding acyltransferase family protein has protein sequence MNSRLFDSIGFTLVAFGSMALIAYVLTHPESFVSRVLRWRVLGFLGTISYGMYLFHLFFLDAARRLFRMTEHQAVVITLPLTILACWLSYRYYERPLVLYGRKWLDRQGYSRASHEGSSSLGTSPAPEISQRGEALPS, from the coding sequence ATGAATTCGCGCCTGTTCGACAGCATCGGATTTACTCTCGTCGCATTCGGATCAATGGCGCTGATTGCCTACGTGCTCACGCATCCCGAGTCCTTCGTCTCGCGTGTTCTGCGGTGGCGCGTGCTGGGCTTTCTGGGCACCATCAGCTATGGCATGTACCTCTTTCACCTCTTCTTTCTGGACGCGGCGCGGAGGCTGTTTCGGATGACAGAACATCAAGCTGTAGTCATCACGCTTCCTCTTACGATCCTTGCCTGCTGGCTTTCGTACCGTTACTACGAACGCCCGCTTGTCCTGTACGGGCGCAAATGGCTTGACCGCCAGGGGTACAGTAGGGCCTCCCACGAAGGATCTAGCAGCCTTGGGACTTCTCCGGCGCCAGAGATTTCGCAGCGAGGTGAAGCCTTGCCGAGTTAG